The nucleotide window CATTGTCAGTCGCAATAATAATTCGGCTCGCACCGGATTGTTTGGCTTGCTCAAAAACATGTTGAATCATCGGCTTGCCGGCAATGTCTGCTAACGGTTTGCCCGGCAGACGGCTGGAGGCGTAACGGGCAGGAATGATTACGGTGAATTGGGTCATGTTACTTTTCCTCTGATTGGCTTAATGTTTCTGCCTGTTCTGCTAACAGCACCGGAATGCCGTTTTTGATCGGGTAGGCAAGCTTTTCAACGCGACAAATTAAGCGTTGATGTTGTTCATCGTATTCCAAATGCCCGTGGCAGGTTGGGCAAGCCAGAATATCCAATAATTGTTTGTTCATGGTATTTTACTTTGATTTTGGACCGCACTTTTGCGCGATTTTTTGAATCAGTTGCTGCGTTTTAGCCCCTTGGATTTCCGTGGTTACCGGCACATACCACCAATTTTCTTGCGCAAAGGCGAGACACTTCACTGCATCTTTTTCGGTCATTAAGAGCGGTTGATTTTTATCGAATTTATCAAATAAAGACGGGGTAAAAGCCTGATGATCTTGGAAGGCTTGGGTTTCACTTAAGGTGATTCCCTGTTGTTCTAACATTGCAAAAAAGCGTGGCGGATTGCCGATACCGGCGATAGCGGTTGCGTAGTTAAATTCATTTAACGGACGTTGCACTTTGGTCACTAAATTGACGGCATATTGTGGTTTTAAGAGCATCACCGCATCGCTGTATTGATTTTCTGCGCCGTTAGTAATAATGAAATCAACAGCGTGTAAACGACTTGGCAACTCGCGTAACGGGCCTGCCGGCAATAAGAAACCGTTGCCTAAACCACGTTGTGCATCCATGATCACGATTTCAATATCACGTTGTAATTTGTAATGTTGTAAGCCGTCATCGCTAATGATGACATCACAAGGCTCATGTTGTAATAGACATTCGATGGCTTGTTGACGATTAGGGGAAATGCAAACGGGCGCTTGTGTACGCGTGGCAATTAAAACCGGTTCATCACCGGCTTGCACCGGATCACTGGTTGGTGTAACCAACAAAGGATAGGTTTTCGTTTGGCTACCATAACCTCGAGAAATTACCCCAACATTCAGATCGCACTTGCGGAGTTCTTCGACTAACCAAATCACCGCAGGTGTTTTACCGTTTCCGCCTACAGACAAATTACCGACGACCACGACGGGAATCGGTGCTCGATAAGATGTTAAGACATGAAAGCGAAATAAAGCTCGGCGAAAAGCGCTAATTAGCCAAAATAGCAAGGAGAAAGGGCACAGTAGCCATGTGATCCACGAACGGGAATACCAAAACTGCATACTTTCTCCTTAGGTTAATTATTGACTGAACTGCATGCCGTGTAATTGTTTATATGCACCGCCTTGTGCCAATAGAGCTTGGTGGTCGCCGCGTTCTTTAATTTGTCCGTTTTCAAGGACAAGAATTTCGTCCGCTTTTTCAATGGTGGATAAACGATGCGCGATCACCAAAACGGTACGATCTTTTTGAATTTCTTCCAATGCGGCTTGAATCGCACGTTCGGATTCCGTATCTAAAGCCGAGGTCGCTTCATCTAAAATTAGCACCGGTGAATTACGCAATAATGCACGAGCAATCGCTAAACGTTGGCGTTGACCGCCTGATAAGCTGGCGCCATTTTCGCCGATAACGGTATCCAAACCATGTTCTAAATGTTCGATAAACTCCATCGCGTGTGCCGCTTTTGCTGCGTTGATGATTTCTTCACGGCTATATTTATCTTTCGCTGCATAAGCGATGTTATTGGCGATGGTATCGTTGAATAAGTGCACTTGTTGGGAGACAACGGCGCAATTTTCGCGTAAATCCGATAGGCGATAATCTTGAATATTCACGCCGTCTAATAGAATTTCACCTTGAGTCACATCATAGAAGCGGGTGACTAAATTCGCGATGGTAGATTTACCGGAACCGGAACGCCCCACCAATGCCACCGTTTTGCCATGAGGAATGTGGAAAGAAATATTGTCCAAGGCAAGTTCGTCTTTTCCTTCATAGTGAAAGGTAACATTTTTAAATTCAAGATCGCCTTTCACATTGTCCGCTTTATGCGTGCCGGTATCTTTTTCCGTTTCCATATCCAAAATGCCGAACAAGGTTTGACAGGCTGCCATACCGCGTTGGAATTGGGCGTTGACGTTCGTTAAGGATTTTAACGGACGCATTAAGGCAAGCATGGAAGAGAAAACAACGGTAAATGTCCCCGCACTTAAATTTTGATCCATGATAGAAGGGAAACTCGCGAGGTATAACACGGCGGCA belongs to Aggregatibacter sp. 2125159857 and includes:
- the msbA gene encoding lipid A ABC transporter ATP-binding protein/permease MsbA — translated: MTQDHDLSTLQTFKRLWPTISPYKTGLIAAGIALVLNALTDSGLIFLLKPLLDEGFGKADAYFLKQMSVFVVLLIIFRGISGFVSNYCLAWVSGKVVMTMRRRLFKHLIFMPVSFFDKNATGKLLSRITYDSEVIANASSGSLVTIVREGVYLISLLGIMLYTSWQLSVVLLIIGPIIGVLISLVSKKFRNLSRNMQNSMGDLTSTTEQMLKGHKVVLSFGGQVIEEERFNQVSNDMRRKGMKMAAADAIADPVVQIIASFALAAVLYLASFPSIMDQNLSAGTFTVVFSSMLALMRPLKSLTNVNAQFQRGMAACQTLFGILDMETEKDTGTHKADNVKGDLEFKNVTFHYEGKDELALDNISFHIPHGKTVALVGRSGSGKSTIANLVTRFYDVTQGEILLDGVNIQDYRLSDLRENCAVVSQQVHLFNDTIANNIAYAAKDKYSREEIINAAKAAHAMEFIEHLEHGLDTVIGENGASLSGGQRQRLAIARALLRNSPVLILDEATSALDTESERAIQAALEEIQKDRTVLVIAHRLSTIEKADEILVLENGQIKERGDHQALLAQGGAYKQLHGMQFSQ
- the lpxK gene encoding tetraacyldisaccharide 4'-kinase, whose protein sequence is MQFWYSRSWITWLLCPFSLLFWLISAFRRALFRFHVLTSYRAPIPVVVVGNLSVGGNGKTPAVIWLVEELRKCDLNVGVISRGYGSQTKTYPLLVTPTSDPVQAGDEPVLIATRTQAPVCISPNRQQAIECLLQHEPCDVIISDDGLQHYKLQRDIEIVIMDAQRGLGNGFLLPAGPLRELPSRLHAVDFIITNGAENQYSDAVMLLKPQYAVNLVTKVQRPLNEFNYATAIAGIGNPPRFFAMLEQQGITLSETQAFQDHQAFTPSLFDKFDKNQPLLMTEKDAVKCLAFAQENWWYVPVTTEIQGAKTQQLIQKIAQKCGPKSK
- a CDS encoding Trm112 family protein, encoding MNKQLLDILACPTCHGHLEYDEQHQRLICRVEKLAYPIKNGIPVLLAEQAETLSQSEEK